The following proteins are co-located in the Macrobrachium rosenbergii isolate ZJJX-2024 chromosome 26, ASM4041242v1, whole genome shotgun sequence genome:
- the LOC136853053 gene encoding uncharacterized protein isoform X1, with translation MEKNSQCNCSAKEEKKKGGIFLASHLNIIAPLTMDSWEKELAFLIEMDSFLGNTRQFFQGLPSSPRGYGVPTSRDDSHAPPTPTPPATPTLPPSHPYHPYPQPMTGAVPTTNVPGLLPPSRPMTPVTPSHKPPDHSTSASPYNIPFLHPTGTKPSSADARFLPFDQQYRQAALATGSVVAPSSTRSSDTLHSSRAPSQSHNNGQGLTAESRMSSRTYAKPPSLPIEGRSHMPVHTTQAPSTDLRHQRLYNSTQPLPNDVRVFSHPYGSQNSTDSPMGAAAAPPPPPPHSDSKYFPRPEPRPPDPRIPEARDLRADLHQEHWGPYGTSHTKSLERLAPSVHIAETSASVNGSKDARYLGKKPEEIANIGRPENSLLRKSIDSLQVNGSRDSRYPNGSHSVHAVDTKRDPSSEMKIDNRPKEDSALDLSVKTVRQTSDCSAPSTEKSHSQSPHITTPLVEKSTKDPQRRTPSSSVPVTSPYTRTPSRDASPSQLSELIKNAPGISGTSRGASPSHSHQYGITGSPRPLQSPSPLARPSHMLPPTKRTGDPPYYDHASKYPRLSLNTCNTSNKGLTSSADLAHERSLASAHKDSLMDPSRGLPLYVAPSASKELDIRYSGESKIEKRPLHPDARDHGVDWRERRDISSERRDLSISIERKNPALDIRDSSLERRDPPMESKDLIISRKDAAPEGKDSNYDRRETSTVEQKYPYGKHPTAIAAPVDPYRTWMMPYDHSKYNSVSIDRQKYVPGSQPVPTSVPTSLPHQNSRVPPAQLHSSYRHPSDTRLPQTLYTSQASHTAASAHPSSQGSSAQSAPAKIHQPYIQQSPSNSSSSSSSSSSSSSSRTSQIPSSQSSGHPSQSPATTGQLNSATQPHYPYPYNHAVAAHYAQQQQQHRQTRPPSAYPPFSLLQSTKPSSLPPPALTPQQVHQPYLYPQHRSDPALSLYPSKRSNQLSPHPSGSPHPSISPHPSASPNTAASPHPAASPHHMIGSPRSTVSPHVAQQSRIPQYSPHHTQRPSSASSMQHNYPGSLPPSPYSGPQSHVSHTTPPSSRPSSATSQHSLSSQATPVSSQPQRSPYPSPAHSQSLQSPVHPQSSTSHPSQPYSSQAQSPHLSQGPPPSHSSQTRTGSHPQPPTSHSLQPPSPAVSSVQSQYRHASHPSVTHHTQAHISSQPHPTWVTQPYGGHTAKITEGHASQPHQSHSYPPQAYPHHPYPAKPSSQSHASQPPPSPHHHPPHPSHSSQLPHPPSQTHPPHPSQAHPVPHHPSSQPKSTHPSQVPAPQTHPHLPPHAHPPHPSHSHPPHPSQQPHPPPAHPPHPSQQTHPPPAHPPHPPPAHPPHPPSAHPPHPSSAHPPHPPSAHPPHPPSAHPSHPSPASAPVSAPAPASSSSHPPHPPSAHPPHPPSTHPPHLPSAHPPSAPAPAHPPHPPSAHPPPAPAPPHPPHPPQIHPLHPPQAHPPHPSSVHPPHPSSAHPPHPPQAHPSQQTHTPHPSQAHPLHPSQTHTTPTSPSYPPQTQPPHPAQTQPPHQAQSQAPHPTQAQPPHSSQAQPRSSPVHPPHTSQAQSHPPQDPSPQSSQAHPKPNQPPLPQPQQSQVHPPHPSQVYSSHPYPPHGHTPHVHPPHVGTSQPHQAHLSQTRHIQGHIQPHSQPRGLPSQSQTQSHPQSHSPRGYPSQSLSPRGHASQPHPTSGHPHSYPTQEYAPPAHPPQDSSLQAYPMHGHSSQSHPLMRLPYPPPVRQPQSLHSHQSPDPYALHPHVPHPTPGHHTDSSQPHTHPGYPPHGHHPYYPPHQQYPHHPIKTENMACSSQYPAYPYQSHSGGKQEALPSNRVPPGNPAQPPLGASSSPRTPQDFDPSRIRTKGEQKSFDPRNAESGSSDCKSEAQSGYPPNHQKINSLQTSDGTKDQAGTKPIADGLKVSNVESDLKVPVVSKEEAKTEVIKALEPGKAALAVKLHKKLQHAESMESLALEAKKENIPENLVPKKEEKEEDEWDKGFDKLMEDLAANPESVTSKKCRNLGRKYLHKVQIQNAIDNDLIVPPTAPIEEEEEESEPEAPVKFRGKFKSIKDKKVERLILTYASHSDESALDMIPDEDASDFEEELKREIRLKSKKRGRDKKKVVGDSSSGSEVEKVVRKRSGGRGTNKENKPNNKQDSDYSFSTSSSSSDSSDSDSSDESDSEDSDLEELVRPRRKGKKSDNERRKIRKKWESDSSDSEEEVLPQRRSRRGHKYSSDEDSFKPFQRNKKRRKKQDSSDSDEIPIKTRRRKRKSETEEEEEVITRRGKKKGSLNKKFKKTPKDESDDDSERETPRKTRGMKKKIQELKKGKRRKQITTVSSDSEEITEKKDKKIDGRKKSGKIKPKSIEEDSSEDSDIPTKKKSSPKSNVIVDSDESDSSSRKDTAKAKTSDKKELSNEEPAVDEEKEESVKRDDNEGADVQEGEEEIADIDDDDDDDDGDDDDDADKEPDSVIEKLNKIRDEELNREDVQEMKAWLGEVRNEMEKQLGKLQDVTFRNNWKKPQFGGGEDFLHGWQNEVKKYKEQTARFPKKLCQAAKHQSAPTPSKSSPRKAKDQEQAKESPKRGASSSSSSSSPAKNTRSKSGIIKTSMALAEDTRLKVAARPEISSVMQRFFEKVLAETGSDSAKEEGSCRKFPLGPFPAYGAQRVPTGLTPTPSVAPSMLASDDSDLDSLASLRTDLPASDSVTVSKRSIANSLLKKIGRKYNDKKLNALCLNKTRNILEVTNKPQLLPTPGIPTSEKDLEEMSPDQLKMATFFRKETVDNYRRNFEGIVIKNGINEFTPILYESRTRNKTKQIQDAATVKSVFGQDIPPHILKKNEGKKGKKVIKKGEKDKKEEPKKEESRASTPGGSVLAAGEEDEDSELRSERSESVLGESSVSHVPKRVRRKFRKFRSGFDYIRKKKKAKADDEAAPSRKRFPVRKHVNWPEQSRDVASEVRAWVVNKGLGETVLHKAARLQYHDVVVYCAESPDFDINVRDNAGYTPLHEACNRGHLDIAQVLCAHGAHVNAPGYKGMRPLHEAVENGHGELARLLLAYGADPTLTTYAGQTCLALSADIQTTRLVEGFMADLKGQRIVDLWYFAGPARFFDPEEQGCDIFGNIPGSKILQLRKNIESIQESDKKLEDQVLLEISSVDGSEKCQNTFDNLNDKDSSLQKPVKLEGVSNEPNSSLKQKPLDPKVQEKEKSEAECSIKESESVTESELAKEREVKPDEINNLVKKEEVSDNKTSADTSTSQEVELDSESDTEVKGLVFETCELEMLDLFEVQGRPHKYFLLLDILGHLKMSYKEFILSAKTVETLELSTEEFYNKASCCIVGSIRPDIVENCSRVVLVRVTPTIEELLGIETVIL, from the exons atGGACTCCTTCCTGGGTAACACACGACAGTTTTTCCAGGGACTGCCGTCCTCACCGCGTGGGTATGGGGTCCCAACATCAAGGGATGACAGCCATGCTCCACCCACGCCAACACCTCCTGCCACGCCTACTTTGCCACCTTCTCATCCGTACCACCCATATCCACAGCCCATGACTGGGGCAGTGCCGACCACCAATGTGCCTGGTTTGCTGCCCCCTAGTCGACCCATGACACCTGTAACACCATCTCACAAGCCTCCTGATCACAGCACGTCTGCTTCACCTTACAATATACCTTTCCTTCACCCAACTGGTACTAAACCTTCATCTGCAGACGCTCGTTTCCTCCCTTTTGACCAGCAATATCGTCAAGCAGCATTAGCTACAGGATCAGTAGTAGCACCATCTTCTACGAGATCATCTGACACTTTACATAGCTCAAGAGCTCCATCCCAGTCACATAACAATGGTCAAGGACTTACTGCTGAGTCACGCATGTCCTCGCGCACTTATGCTAAGCCTCCATCTCTGCCCATTGAAGGACGGTCCCACATGCCTGTACATACCACACAGGCTCCTAGCACAGATTTACGGCATCAACGACTTTACAATAGCACACAGCCCCTTCCTAATGATGTAAGGGTGTTTTCTCACCCTTACGGTTCTCAAAATTCCACTGACTCGCCTATgggagcagcagcagcacctccaccaccaccaccacacagTGATAGTAAATATTTTCCTAGGCCAGAGCCACGACCCCCTGACCCTCGTATTCCTGAAGCTCGAGATCTAAGAGCAGACCTTCACCAAGAGCATTGGGGTCCATATGGAACTTCACATACAAAGTCCCTAGAGAGACTTGCACCTTCCGTCCACATTGCTGAAACTTCTGCTAGTGTGAACGGCTCCAAAGATGCCCGTTACTTGGGCAAAAAGCCAGAAGAAATAGCAAACATTGGTCGGCCAGAGAATTCCTTGCTCAGAAAAAGTATTGACTCATTACAGGTGAATGGTTCAAGAGATTCACGTTACCCTAATGGGTCTCACAGTGTTCACGCTGTAGACACTAAAAGAGATCCCTCTTCCGAAATGAAAATTGATAACCGCCCAAAGGAAGATTCTGCCCTTGACCTCTCAGTCAAAACTGTTCGGCAAACTTCTGACTGTAGTGCTCCCAGTACTGAAAAAAGTCATAGCCAGTCCCCACACATAACTACACCATTGGTAGAAAAATCAACAAAGGATCCTCAGAGAAGAACTCCAAGTTCCTCTGTTCCTGTTACTTCCCCTTACACAAGAACTCCTAGTAGAGATGCATCACCATCACAATTATCAGAATTAATCAAAAATGCCCCAGGGATTTCAGGAACTTCAAGGGGAGCTTCTCCAAGTCATTCACATCAGTATGGTATCACTGGTTCTCCTAGACCTTTGCAATCTCCTAGTCCTCTGGCACGGCCATCACACATGCTACCACCCACAAAGAGGACAGGCGACCCACCATACTATGATCATGCGTCCAAGTACCCTCGGCTAAGTCTTAATACATGTAATACATCTAATAAAGGCCTGACTTCCTCAGCAGACCTTGCACATGAGAGATCCTTAGCCAGTGCCCATAAGGACTCTTTGATGGACCCAAGTCGTGGTCTACCTTTATATGTAGCACCATCTGCAAGTAAAGAGCTAGATATTAGGTACAGTGGTGAATCAAAAATTGAGAAAAGACCACTTCATCCAGATGCAAGAGATCATGGTGTTGACTGGAGGGAAAGAAGAGACATATCTTCTGAAAGACGTGATTTAAGTATTAGTATAGAACGGAAGAACCCTGCCCTTGATATCAGAGATTCAAGCCTTGAGAGGAGAGATCCACCCATGGAAAGCAAAGACTTGATTATTTCCAGAAAAGATGCAGCACCTGAGGGGAAAGACTCAAATTATGACAGGAGAGAGACTTCAACAGTTGAACAAAAATACCCTTATGGAAAGCATCCTACTGCCATTGCAGCCCCTGTTGACCCTTACAGGACATGGATGATGCCCTATGATCATTCTAAATACAACAGTGTATCAATAGACAGACAAAAATATGTGCCAGGATCCCAACCTGTGCCAACTTCCGTCCCCACTAGTTTACCTCATCAAAATTCTAGGGTTCCTCCTGCTCAACTTCATTCTTCTTACCGACATCCTTCAGACACAAGACTACCTCAGACTCTGTATACATCACAGGCAAGTCATACTGCTGCATCTGCACATCCATCATCCCAAGGAAGTTCAGCTCAGTCAGCTCCAGCCAAAATCCACCAACCATACATTCAACAATCAcctagtaatagtagcagtagcagcagcagcagtagtagcagcagcagcagcagaacaaGTCAGATACCTTCCTCTCAGAGCAGTGGACATCCATCACAGTCACCTGCAACTACTGGGCAGCTTAATTCTGCAACTCAGCCTCATTATCCTTATCCATACAACCATGCAGTTGCAGCTCATTAtgcacaacagcagcagcaacacagGCAGACAAGGCCACCATCGGCCTATCCACCATTTAGTCTGCTTCAGAGTACCAAGCCGTCATCTCTTCCACCGCCTGCCCTTACTCCTCAGCAGGTCCATCAACCGTATCTCTATCCTCAGCATCGCAGTGATCCAGCCCTGAGCCTTTATCCAAGTAAACGATCAAATCAGTTATCTCCACATCCATCTGGTTCACCCCATCCCTCTATATCACCTCATCCTTCTGCATCACCTAACACCGCTGCATCCCCTCATCCAGCAGCATCACCACATCATATGATAGGTTCACCACGGTCAACAGTCTCTCCTCATGTTGCTCAGCAGTCCCGAATCCCTCAATATTCTCCTCACCATACTCAGAGACCATCATCTGCATCAAGTATGCAGCACAATTACCCAGGAAGCCTCCCTCCCAGCCCTTATTCAGGGCCCCAGTCCCACGTATCTCATACAACCCCTCCATCTTCTAGACCTTCATCTGCAACTTCCCAACATTCTCTGTCTTCTCAGGCTACTCCAGTATCTTCCCAACCTCAGCGTTCCCCATACCCATCACCAGCACATTCACAATCTCTACAATCACCAGTTCATCCACAGTCCAGTACTAGTCATCCATCACAACCTTATTCATCCCAGGCACAGTCTCCCCATCTTTCCCAAGGGCCTCCTCCTTCACACTCTTCACAGACACGTACAGGAAGCCACCCCCAGCCTCCCACATCTCATTCATTGCAACCACCATCTCCAGCTGTATCTTCAGTCCAATCTCAGTATAGGCATGCATCTCACCCATCTGTTACACATCATACACAAGCTCATATTTCTTCTCAGCCCCATCCCACTTGGGTAACTCAGCCATACGGAGGTCACACAGCCAAGATCACAGAAGGCCATGCATCACAGCCGCACCAGTCTCACTCTTACCCACCACAGGCATATCCCCACCATCCTTACCCAGCTAAACCTTCTTCACAGTCTCACGCATCTCAGCCGCCACCATCTCCTCATCATCACCCCCCACATCCCTCTCACTCATCACAATTGCCACATCCTCCATCACAAACTCACCCACCTCATCCTTCACAGGCTCACCCAGTTCCTCATCATCCTTCATCTCAGCCCAAATCTACACATCCATCGCAGGTTCCTGCGCCGCAGACTCACCCACATCTACCACCCCATGCTCATCCACCTCATCCTTCACACTCCCATCCACCTCATCCTTCTCAGcaaccccacccaccccctgccCATCCACCTCATCCTTCTCAGcaaacccacccaccccctgccCATCCACCTCATCCACCCCCAGCTCATCCACCTCATCCTCCCTCAGCCCATCCACCTCATCCTTCCTCAGCCCATCCACCTCATCCTCCCTCAGCCCATCCACCTCATCCTCCCTCAGCCCATCCATCTCATCCATCCCCTGCTTCAGCCCCGGTCTCAGCTCCAGCCCCAGCCTCATCCTCATCCCATCCACCTCACCCACCCTCAGCCCATCCACCTCACCCACCCTCAACCCATCCACCTCACCTACCCTCAGCCCATCCACCTTCAGCACCAGCACCGGCCCACCCACCTCACCCACCCTCAGCCCATCCACCTCCAGCCCCAGCACCACCCCATCCACCTCACCCACCCCAAATCCATCCACTTCACCCACCCCAAGCCCATCCACCCCACCCATCATCAGTCCATCCACCTCACCCATCTTCAGCCCATCCACCTCACCCACCCCAAGCACATCCATCACAGCAAACCCATACACCACATCCTTCGCAGGCCCATCCTCTGCACCCATCGCAGACCCACACTACTCCCACATCACCATCATATCCACCGCAGACCCAGCCACCTCATCCAGCCCAGACCCAGCCACCTCACCAAGCACAGTCACAAGCACCTCACCCAACACAAGCACAACCACCACATTCATCACAAGCTCAACCACGATCATCACCAGTCCATCCACCTCACACTTCACAGGCTCAATCACATCCGCCACAGGATCCCTCCCCGCAGTCAAGTCAGGCCCATCCCAAGCCAAACCAGCCGCCACTGCCACAACCACAACAATCACAGGTTCATCCCCCACATCCATCCCAGGTTTATTCATCACATCCCTATCCACCACATGGACATACCCCTCATGTCCATCCACCCCATGTTGGCACTTCCCAGCCTCATCAGGCCCATCTCTCTCAGACAAGGCACATACAGGGGCACATTCAGCCACATTCTCAACCAAGGGGACTGCCTTCCCAGAGTCAGACACAATCACATCCGCAGTCTCACTCTCCTAGGGGTTACCCCTCTCAGTCTCTCTCACCACGAGGCCATGCATCACAGCCTCATCCAACTTCAGGGCATCCACATTCATATCCTACTCAAGAATATGCTCCTCCTGCACACCCTCCCCAAGACAGTTCCTTGCAAGCTTATCCAATGCATGGCCATTCATCACAGTCTCATCCCCTTATGCGGCTCCCATACCCGCCTCCAGTTAGACAGCCACAGTCTCTACACTCTCATCAAAGCCCAGATCCTTATGCTTTGCATCCTCATGTACCTCATCCTACCCCAGGTCATCATACAGATTCCTCGCAACCGCACACTCACCCTGGGTATCCTCCTCATGGACATCATCCATATTATCCTCCTCATCAGCAGTACCCTCATCACCCTATCAAAACAGAAAACATGGCATGCAGTTCACAATATCCTGCATATCCATACCAGTCTCATTCTGGTGGTAAACAAGAGGCATTACCATCAAATAGAGTTCCGCCAGGTAATCCTGCCCAGCCGCCACTCGGTGCTTCTAGTAGTCCAAGAACACCCCAAGACTTTGATCCATCTCGAATACGCACCAAAGGAGAACAGAAATCATTTGATCCACGGAATGCTGAAAGTGGCAGTTCTGATTGTAAGTCAGAGGCTCAGTCAGGCTATCCACCAAACCATCAGAAAATAAATAGCTTACAAACTTCAGATGGTACCAAAGATCAGGCTGGAACTAAGCCAATTGCTGATGGTCTCAAAGTCTCTAATGTAGAAAGTGATCTGAAAGTTCCAGTCGTAAGTAAAGAAGAAGCTAAAACTGAAGTAATTAAAGCCCTGGAACCAGGTAAGGCAGCTTTGGCTGTAAAACTTCATAAGAAGCTTCAGCATGCTGAAAGTATGGAGTCATTAGCATTagaagctaaaaaagaaaatattcctgaaaacCTAGTTcccaaaaaggaagaaaaagaggaagatgaaTGGGATAAAGGTTTTGATAAGCTCATGGAAGATTTGGCTGCTAACCCAGAAAGTGTCACTAGCAAAAAGTGTCGTAATTTGGGAAGAAAATACTTGCATAAAGTGCAAATACAAAATGCTATTGACAATGATCTTATAGTGCCACCAACGGCTCCTattgaggaggaagaagaggaaagtgaACCTGAAGCACCAGTCAAGTTCAGAGGAAAATTCAAAAGTATCAAAGACAAAAAGGTTGAGAGATTAATCCTCACATATGCTTCCCACTCAGATGAGAGTGCTTTGGATATGATTCCTGACGAAGATGCCAGTGATTTTGAGGAAGAGCTTAAGCGGGAAATAAGGCTGAAGTCTAAGAAGCGGGGACGTGACAAAAAGAAAGTTGTAGGTGATTCAAGCAGCGGTAGTGAAGTAGAAAAAGTTGTGAGGAAAAGGAGTGGTGGCCGAGGCACAAACAAAGAGAACAAACCAAATAACAAACAAGATTCTGATTACTCCTTTAGCACCAGCAGTTCTTCAAGTGACAGCAGTGACAGTGATAGTAGTGATGAGTCAGATTCTGAGGATTCAGATTTAGAGGAATTGGTTAGGCCtaggaggaaagggaagaagtCTGATAATGAGAGAAGGAAGATAAGGAAGAAGTGGGAGAGTGATAGCTCTGATTCAGAAGAGGAAGTGTTACCTCAAAGGAGGTCGAGACGAGGTCATAAATATTCTAGTGATGAGGATTCATTTAAACCCTTccagagaaacaaaaagaggagaaagaagcaAGATTCCAGTGACTCTGATGAAATTCCCATAAAGActaggagaagaaagagaaaatcagagactgaggaagaggaggaagtaatTACTAGAAGGGGCAAGAAAAAGGGATCTTTAAATAAGAAGTTTAAGAAAACCCCAAAGGATGAGTCTGATGATGATAGTGAAAGAGAAACGCCTAGAAAAACAAgaggtatgaaaaagaaaattcaagaattgaagaaaggcaaaagaagaaaGCAGATCACAACTGTCAGTTCGGATTCTGAAGAAATCACTgagaaaaaagacaagaaaatagaCGGTAGAAAAAAGTCTGGCAAAATTAAGCCCAAGTCCATTGAAGAAGATTCAAGTGAAGACTCtgacattccaacaaagaaaaagagTAGTCCTAAATCTAATGTAATTGTTGATAGTGATGAAAGTGATTCCAGTTCTAGAAAAGATACTGCAAAGGCCAAAACTAGTGACAAAAAGGAACTGTCAAATGAGGAGCCAGCTGTagatgaggaaaaggaagaatCAGTGAAAAGAGATGACAATGAAGGAGCAGATGTACAGGAGGGCGAGGAAGAAATTGCtgacattgatgatgatgatgatgatgatgatggtgatgatgatgatgatgcagacAAAGAACCAGATTCAGtgattgaaaaattaaataagattagAGATGAAGAACTCAACAGGGAAGATGTGCAAGAGATGAAAGCATGGTTGGGTGAAgtcagaaatgaaatggaaaaacagtTAGGCAAACTTCAAGATGTGACATTCAGAAACAACTGGAAAAAGCCTCAGTTTGGAGGAGGTGAAGATTTCCTTCATGGATGGCAGAATGAagtaaagaaatacaaagaacaaaCAGCAAGATTTCCCAAGAAACTGTGTCAAGCTGCCAAGCATCAAAGTGCGCCTACACCTTCAAAGAGCTCTCCTAGAAAAGCCAAAGATCAGGAACAGGCAAAGGAATCTCCAAAACGTggtgcatcatcatcatcatcatcatcatctcctgcTAAGAATACTCGTAGCAAGTCAGGCATTATAAAGACAAGTATGGCTCTTGCTGAGGACACAAGACTAAAAGTAGCAGCACGGCCTGAAATTAGCAGTGTAATGCAGAGGTTCTTTGAGAAGGTTTTAGCTGAGACAGGCAGTGACAGTGCAAAGGAAGAAGGTTCTTGTAGGAAGTTTCCTCTTGGGCCTTTTCCAGCTTACGGCGCCCAGCGAGTACCCACAGGCCTCACTCCAACTCCATCTGTTGCTCCTTCTATGTTGGCAAGTGATGATTCAGACTTGGATTCCTTAGCAAGTCTTCGTACGGATCTCCCAGCTTCTGACAGTGTAACAGTTTCCAAGAGGTCAATCGCTAACAGCTTACTAAAGAAAATTGGTCGTAAGTACAATGATAAAAAGCTTAATGCATTATGTCTCAATAAAACTAGAAATATATTAGAAGTTACCAATAAACCTCAACTTTTGCCTACACCAGGAATTCCTACATCTGAGAAGGATCTGGAAGAAATGTCCCCAGACCAGCTTAAAATGGCAACATTCTTTAGGAAAGAAACGGTGGATAATTACAGACGAAACTTTGAAGGCATTGTTATAAAGAATGGCATTAATGAGTTCACTCCCATTCTTTACGAGTCTCGGACAAggaataaaactaaacaaatccAGGATGCTGCTACTGTCAAATCTGTATTTGGTCAGGATATTCCTCctcatattttgaagaaaaatgaggGGAAGAAGGGTAAGAAAGTCAtcaaaaagggagagaaagataaaaaggagGAACCCAAAAAGGAGGAAAGTCGTGCTAGTACTCCTGGTGGGTCGGTATTGGCTGCTGgtgaagaggatgaagattctgAGTTGCGCAGTGAACGTTCAGAATCTGTATTAGGAGAGTCTTCTGTTTCTCATGTTCCCAAGAGAGTTCGAAGAAAATTCCGAAAGTTCAGAAGTGGGTTTGATTATATTCGCAAGAAAAAGAAAGCCAAGGCTGATGACGAAGCTGCGCCTTCACGAAAACGATTT CCTGTCCGTAAACATGTCAATTGGCCTGAGCAAAGTCGTGATGTTGCTTCTGAAGTCCGAGCATGGGTTGTCAACAAGGGGCTTGGAGAAACCGTCCTGCATAAGGCAGCCAGACTTCAGTACCAT GATGTTGTGGTTTACTGTGCAGAAAGTCCTGATTTTGATATCAATGTACGTGATAATGCAGGTTACACCCCGCTTCATGAGGCCTGCAACCGTGGACACTTAGACATAGCACag GTACTCTGTGCACATGGTGCTCATGTTAATGCTCCAGGATATAAAGGAATGCGCCCACTTCATGAAGCTGTAGAAAATGGGCATGGAGAATTAGCTCGTCTCCTACTTGCTTATGGTGCTGATCCCACACTCACTACTTACGCTGGTCAAACTTGCCTTGCTCTGTCAGCGGACATCCAAACCACTCGGCTTGTTGAAGGATTCATGGCTGATTTGAAGGGTCAACGCATTGTTGATCTGTGGTATTTTGCTGGTCCTGCCAGGTTTTTTG atcCTGAAGAACAAGGCTGtgatatatttggaaatatacCTGGAAGCAAAATTTTGCAGTTGAGGAAAAACATTGAAAGCATCCAAGAAAGTGACAAAAAGTTAGAGGATCAAGTTCTGTTGGAAATTTCTTCAGTTGATGGaagtgaaaaatgtcaaaatacattTGATAATCTTAATGACAAAGACAGTTCTTTACAAAAACCAGTTAAACTAGAGGGTGTATCAAATGAGCCAAATAGTTCCTTAAAACAAAAACCCCTTGATCCAAAagtgcaagagaaagagaagtctGAGGCCGAGTGTTCTATAAAGGAATCAGAAAGTGTTACTGAAAGTGAATTGGCAAAGGAACGTGAAGTGAAGCCAGATGAGATAAACAATTTAGTGAAGAAGGAAGAAGTTAGTGACAATAAAACCAGTGCTGATACCAGTACAAGTCAGGAAGTGGAGTTAGATTCAGAAAGTGATACTGAAGTGAAAGGGCTTGTGTTTGAAACCTGTGAATTAGAAATGTTAGATTTGTTTGAGGTTCAAGGGCGACCCCACAAGTACTTCCTCTTGCTAGATATCCTAGGACACCTGAAGATGTCTTACAAAGAATTTATATTATCAGCAAAGACTGTGGAAACCTTAGAATTGAGTACTGAGGAGTTTTATAATAAGGCAAGCTGCTGTATTGTGGGATCGATTCGCCCTGATATTGTTGAAAACTGCTCTCGTGTTGTGCTAGTTCGAGTTACCCCAACCATTGAAGAACTTTTAGGCATTGAAACTGTCATACTTTAG